One genomic region from Pseudorca crassidens isolate mPseCra1 chromosome 11, mPseCra1.hap1, whole genome shotgun sequence encodes:
- the C11H12orf42 gene encoding uncharacterized protein C12orf42 homolog gives MENAPAGQVNSTHLSTTLAFLCLPGLTLRPYTAVGLNGRSQTPFASSRVSWSLSELELEERMTPAVGAPANPDSQSWLLGAPGNSVGRGTVAMAPEMLPRHLHPPGKRGPGADASLPGSLAGAPLPVLARAPTHLASKRLIKVCSSPPSRLPPRFHTVCSQAPPRPGVNAHLH, from the exons ATGGAGAACG ccccaGCGGGGCAGGTAAATTCCACACACTTGAGCACCACCCTGGCTTTTCTTTGCCTTCCAGGTCTTACTCTGAGGCCATACACTGCCGTCGGCCTCAACGGGAGAAGCCAGACCCCCTTTGCCTCGTCCAGGGTCTCCTGGAGTTTGTCAGAGCTTGAGCTGGAAGAGAGGATGACACCCGCAGTAGGCGCACCGGCAAACCCAGATTCCCAAAGCTGGCTCCTGGGCGCACCCGGGAATTCAGTGGGAAGGGGCACAGTTGCCATGGCACCAGAGATGCTCCCCAGGCATCTTCATCCTCCCGGGAAAAGGGGGCCCGGGGCAGACGCCTCTCTCCCCGGCAGTCTAGCAGGAGCGCCCCTTCCTGTGCTTGCCCGTGCTCCCACCCATCTCGCCTCCAAGAGGTTAATCAAGGTTTGCTCCTCTCCGCCCTCCCGCCTACCCCCGCGTTTCCATACGGTTTGTTCACAGGCCCCTCCTAGGCCGGGGGTGAATGCTCACTTACACTGA